A stretch of Bacillus pseudomycoides DNA encodes these proteins:
- a CDS encoding phosphatase PAP2 family protein: MKRYRHVYLLSTLLICFVGLSLSYHTTCVERFDDVISGFIQSFRNDYLTAYFTWMSYIGSKKIYFPLLIIVVMYFLIRKKLLGALFLIINYYGSRYLNSLLKLWYERPRPDVSQLVTATGYSFPSGHTMNATAFLGFIAYVTITEHRITLHRKLLIIFITCFVIFSISVSRVYLGVHYPSDILAGWAAGGSWLILCIMFHQAFIKKEPMSS; encoded by the coding sequence GTGAAACGATATCGGCATGTATACTTGTTAAGTACGTTACTAATTTGTTTTGTCGGATTATCACTTTCGTATCATACCACTTGTGTAGAGAGATTTGATGATGTTATTTCCGGGTTTATTCAAAGTTTTCGGAACGATTATTTGACAGCTTATTTCACCTGGATGTCTTATATTGGTTCAAAAAAAATATATTTCCCACTACTAATTATAGTTGTAATGTACTTTCTCATTCGAAAAAAGTTGTTAGGTGCGTTATTTTTAATCATTAATTATTATGGATCTCGCTACTTAAACAGCCTCTTAAAATTATGGTACGAACGACCAAGACCAGATGTGTCGCAGCTTGTTACAGCTACAGGATACAGTTTTCCAAGCGGACATACGATGAATGCTACAGCATTTTTAGGGTTTATCGCTTATGTAACAATCACAGAACATCGCATTACACTGCATAGAAAGCTGTTGATTATTTTTATTACATGTTTCGTTATATTTTCTATTTCCGTTAGCCGCGTATATCTTGGGGTCCATTATCCATCCGATATACTAGCGGGCTGGGCAGCGGGTGGAAGTTGGCTTATTTTATGTATTATGTTCCATCAAGCATTCATCAAAAAAGAACCTATGTCATCATAG
- a CDS encoding cation diffusion facilitator family transporter — MNSLSNKEADKGAIVSIIAYIFLSSLKIVISYIALSSALRADGLNNLTDIGASLAVLIGLKISRKPRDPDHPYGHSRAEQIASLVASFIMVTVGLEVIVSAIQSFFNPQKNIPSMLAAWVALFCAVVMYIVYKYNSKIAQRTKSKALEAAAKDNLSDALVSIGTVIGIVASQFHMPILDPIAALLVGFIICKTAWDIFVEASHMLTDGIDPDKMEEYSQAVKLVSGVEHIVDIRARMYGNQTYVDITIEVDAHMDVSRSHHITDKIEEMLEQKFGILHTHIHVEPKQKEPMMT; from the coding sequence ATGAATTCACTTTCTAATAAAGAAGCTGATAAAGGAGCTATTGTCAGCATTATCGCCTACATATTTTTGTCATCACTGAAAATCGTAATTAGCTATATTGCTCTTTCCAGTGCATTACGTGCGGACGGTTTAAATAATTTAACAGATATTGGTGCTTCTTTAGCTGTATTAATCGGTTTAAAAATTTCTCGAAAACCTCGTGATCCAGATCATCCATATGGTCATTCACGTGCAGAACAAATTGCTTCACTTGTTGCCTCCTTTATCATGGTAACTGTTGGTTTAGAAGTTATTGTGAGTGCGATTCAATCATTTTTTAATCCACAAAAAAACATACCAAGTATGCTTGCAGCCTGGGTTGCCTTATTTTGTGCTGTCGTCATGTACATCGTGTACAAATATAACAGTAAAATTGCACAGCGTACAAAAAGTAAAGCACTAGAAGCCGCAGCAAAAGATAATTTATCGGATGCCCTCGTTAGTATCGGTACAGTTATCGGCATTGTCGCTTCTCAGTTTCACATGCCTATTCTCGATCCAATCGCGGCCCTACTTGTTGGTTTTATCATTTGCAAAACTGCATGGGATATCTTTGTAGAAGCTTCTCATATGTTAACCGATGGCATTGATCCGGATAAAATGGAGGAATATTCACAAGCTGTCAAACTTGTTTCTGGTGTGGAACATATTGTTGATATTCGGGCACGTATGTACGGAAACCAAACGTATGTAGATATTACAATTGAAGTCGATGCTCATATGGACGTGAGTAGAAGCCATCATATTACTGATAAAATTGAGGAAATGTTAGAACAAAAATTTGGGATTTTACACACTCATATTCATGTTGAACCTAAGCAAAAAGAACCTATGATGACATAG
- a CDS encoding thioredoxin family protein: protein MKEIKSDKEFKDIITSEEPIVVKFFTTWCPDCVRMDNFIGDVMEEFNKFEWYSINKDEFPSIAEEYQVMGIPSLLVYQNGEKLGHLHSANAKTEEQVTEFLEVY from the coding sequence ATGAAAGAAATCAAGAGTGACAAGGAATTTAAGGACATCATCACAAGCGAGGAGCCAATAGTAGTAAAGTTCTTCACTACATGGTGCCCAGATTGTGTTCGTATGGACAATTTTATCGGAGATGTAATGGAAGAATTCAATAAATTTGAATGGTATTCTATTAATAAAGATGAGTTCCCAAGTATTGCGGAAGAATATCAAGTAATGGGAATTCCTAGCTTATTAGTGTATCAAAATGGTGAAAAACTTGGTCATTTACATAGTGCAAATGCAAAAACAGAAGAGCAAGTTACTGAGTTTTTAGAAGTATACTAA
- a CDS encoding tyrosine-type recombinase/integrase encodes MHALKEHHERIHVEKERYGSEYNNYDLVCPTFNGNPCNFRSLTQLWKKLIKKSEVPDIRFHDLRHTHATLMLKQGIHPKIVSERLGHKRVGITLDTYSHVVPGLQEKAVEDFVNNLFQKH; translated from the coding sequence TTGCACGCTCTGAAAGAACATCATGAACGAATACATGTAGAAAAAGAACGGTACGGAAGTGAATATAATAACTATGATTTAGTCTGCCCTACCTTTAACGGTAATCCTTGCAATTTCAGAAGTTTGACACAGCTCTGGAAAAAGCTTATAAAGAAAAGTGAGGTTCCTGATATTCGGTTCCATGATCTAAGACATACTCATGCAACTTTAATGTTGAAACAGGGTATTCATCCGAAGATTGTAAGTGAACGTCTAGGACATAAAAGAGTAGGCATCACATTAGACACCTACTCGCATGTTGTGCCAGGCCTACAAGAAAAAGCAGTCGAGGATTTTGTAAACAATCTATTTCAAAAACACTAA
- a CDS encoding pesticidal protein, whose amino-acid sequence MGNNHFHNVFAVKQKHLGQVLKLKKFFEELDMDFNDFADPRTLVNVLESNRDINFLDSSQEAIIGGEALQISELIEKISNLIIKDILAFPTYRWGESINQDIVSQVTDAITNMFINLNKQDAEPWIFWYNNGSVFPRYTYNILIAIDTQDKDYLTDVLAISFDVLVVKKTKQEVCSFTVNDSAQCLIMMKHLLVGIKFEDVYPS is encoded by the coding sequence ATGGGGAATAATCACTTTCATAATGTGTTTGCTGTGAAACAAAAACATTTGGGACAAGTTCTTAAATTAAAGAAATTCTTTGAAGAATTGGATATGGATTTTAATGATTTCGCTGATCCTCGCACTCTAGTCAACGTGCTAGAATCAAATCGTGATATAAACTTTTTGGATTCGTCACAGGAAGCAATCATCGGCGGAGAAGCACTTCAAATTTCAGAATTGATTGAGAAAATTAGTAATCTGATTATTAAAGATATATTAGCATTTCCTACTTATCGTTGGGGAGAAAGTATAAACCAAGATATTGTGAGTCAGGTGACCGATGCTATTACTAACATGTTTATTAATTTAAATAAGCAAGATGCTGAACCATGGATCTTCTGGTATAACAATGGGAGTGTTTTTCCAAGATATACTTATAATATTTTAATCGCTATAGATACTCAGGACAAAGACTATCTTACAGACGTTTTAGCCATTAGTTTTGATGTTTTGGTTGTAAAAAAAACTAAACAGGAAGTTTGTTCTTTCACAGTTAATGATAGTGCACAATGCCTTATAATGATGAAACATCTGCTTGTTGGGATTAAATTTGAAGATGTTTATCCCTCGTAA
- a CDS encoding Gp49 family protein, whose translation MKNTITQEDINGILEKTRWTVEEFHGKCTVVVAKLPNGFILTESSACVAPTNYDVNIGIKCCKDRIVNKIWELEEYRLQCELVK comes from the coding sequence ATGAAGAATACTATAACCCAAGAAGATATTAACGGCATTCTAGAAAAGACTCGATGGACAGTGGAAGAATTTCACGGCAAATGTACAGTAGTGGTTGCTAAGTTGCCAAATGGATTTATTTTAACCGAATCCAGTGCATGTGTAGCTCCTACTAATTACGATGTGAATATTGGAATTAAATGTTGCAAAGACCGCATTGTTAATAAAATTTGGGAGTTAGAAGAGTATAGGTTGCAATGTGAATTAGTTAAGTAA
- a CDS encoding DUF6944 family repetitive protein — protein sequence MNPRGLNVTGAWFQVGGNTMAAIGTTRGFIGEESVEGPLVIVGSSLQALGYILQLKALTGSLEKQEMQGEEKALHKEEQTDRSDKSLEKIGIELLALGNVSNVIGTSFNIQKEMKANDYLIITGNSLQSIGAFVGVEVALNVDPEIPWLIVVGNSLQTLGAGLQAYQGIRNLSKEKQMVEKNDSEKEDERLVGLIGIWIQATGTAISAVGITKMIED from the coding sequence ATGAATCCAAGGGGTTTAAATGTTACGGGAGCATGGTTTCAAGTAGGTGGAAATACGATGGCTGCCATTGGAACTACAAGGGGATTTATAGGAGAAGAAAGTGTAGAAGGACCACTCGTAATTGTAGGTAGCTCATTACAGGCTCTTGGATATATACTGCAATTAAAAGCGTTAACAGGTTCCCTAGAAAAACAAGAAATGCAAGGGGAAGAAAAAGCACTTCATAAAGAGGAACAAACGGATCGAAGCGATAAATCTTTAGAGAAAATAGGGATTGAATTATTAGCTTTAGGTAATGTCTCGAATGTAATAGGAACATCTTTTAATATACAAAAAGAAATGAAAGCGAATGATTATCTGATTATTACAGGAAACAGTCTACAGTCTATTGGGGCATTTGTAGGAGTAGAAGTAGCGCTAAATGTGGACCCTGAAATTCCATGGCTAATTGTAGTAGGTAATTCATTGCAGACACTAGGTGCTGGGTTACAAGCATATCAAGGCATACGCAATCTATCGAAGGAAAAACAAATGGTAGAAAAAAATGATAGCGAAAAAGAAGATGAGAGATTAGTTGGACTGATTGGTATTTGGATACAAGCAACTGGTACA